The DNA segment ACCCTAACTACGGAACAGATTTTCTCCTTCCTGAGTCTGAGTTTAACATTCCAGTGAAAGTTTTGGTGAAGAATGAAGATGAGCGtaattcccttttttttttctggacaACGATTAAAAGGAGTTTGGGCCTCAAAAGGTCTGCTATTCTCACTCCATTTTTTGCTCTTTTACCACCTATTTgtctaaaagaaaaatgctaATAATATTGGTACTGAACTtctcaaaattcattttataatattttatttcatttaaaaattatttatgaaaaaggaTACTCGTCTATGTTTTACCATTTGTACGTAAATTCGTAAAGAAAAATGTCCtaaataattatcattcatCAGACCTTTATCTAACCcttctaaaattaaagttaaagttttttattttaaaaaacttcaaaaattatttttatttttcattaagaaaggttatctttttcaaatatttatttgaattgacTTCCCAAAACTTCAGCACAAGTCCATATTTCCTTAAAGCAATTAAAAActtgctttaaaatatattcaaaaggTTGATCTTTAAAAAACTTCAAAATGTAAAACTAAGGATCTTAAGAGTGATTTAtctaaaataatagaattattttttcttgaatgatttatgttttgaatatgCAAAATAATACGCGAAGAGTTCAAATGTtacaacatttttaatttaaaaaaacaattcgAATGGACCAATAACTATGCAAcacatgatataaaaaaaaaaaaaataagttgtcAAATTAGTGCTTTCCTTATTTATTCATCAATAAGAGGCATTATTGCCCGATAGTATAATTTCAAGGTTTAATCCATTTAGTTGTTGCTGTTTTCGGGAGGGTTTTTCATTTTGATCCTGTCTTATtcgaatccccaattgagtccctataagtgctaattacaatcaattaagcccttgtcgttaaatttagttaacgagattaacttttttgcacaacTGGCCTATTTAGGGTTGAAACGTGACATGAATTGAGTctcataagtgctaatttcaatcaatttcaactctaattcatatcacgtttcaactctaaataggccacgtttacagaaattaacaggtcatccttccagctgtgcaaaaaagttaaccccgttaCCTAAATTTAACGACAGgagcttaattgattgaaattagcacttataggggattctaataagacggggatcaaaatgagaaaacctctcaaaaataagaacaactaaatggtttaaacctaatttcaATGATGATTGTGAATCAAAAATATATCCAGTGACAACTTTTTCTAACGTGagagaaaatataaacattaaaaacttCAATCTTCCAACGGCACACATCTCAaaatcaacatcatcatctttTAAGGGTTTATTGCTAAACTGAATAAGGTTCTTGCAGGTCAACTCTACCCACCACCAGTCTTctgtaaattaatattatccAAATCGTTGTCATGGAAAGCACACATTGTGGCTTCATGGAACGGTGAAAGAGCAGAGAGTGTTTTTCAACAAATGGCATAATCTGGTTCAAAAACCAGAAAGAAGATCATTGTTTACATGCCATCACTAGAAAAACACAAATTGAATCATGGATCCATGGCAGAATGTAACTGATAATGACTATCATATAATCCACGAAGCCCACAAGAGTACACGAGAGGTACACCAACACAAATCGAAGAAACACCATGTCCACAacacattcaaataaaattgaaaccaCGTTAAGATTCTCCACAAAAAGAGAATTCCATCAGTTGGGTCTTCACAATATCACCCATATTCCAACAAActaaaaatctatatataacatTGTATTCCCATATTCAGATTTGCGAAGGAAGTGTTCATTTGACAAGCATGCTTTGCTGGGCCTGGTTCTCCTGCTGCTGCTGATAATTCAAAGGCCTCCTGAAAAGCATTATGTGTGGCTCAGGGCGATGAATGGCGTAATGAACCCAACCACGGCTCTGCTGAACCCCAATTGCTCGCCACTCATTCTGTAataacattaaagcaaaaaatTTAGCAAcctaagataaaaaaacaaaacagaaatgGCCCTTGCACCACAAAAGTTGCACAAGAAAACCACAACACGTGAAACCCCAATTGCTCGCCACTCATTCTGTAAGaacattaaaccaaaaaacTTAGACAAcccaagataaaaacaaaacagaaatgGCCCTTGCACAACAAAAGTTTGCATAAGAAAACCATATTACATGAAAATCACGTAATCAACTTTCAATCAGATAACAGATCACAGAACTAATGCCTTTCATGAACCACCCCATCCGAACAAGCTTGCAAAATTATGCTTTTGTTACAACAGTGATTGTAAACCCTTctatagtaaaatataaaataaaataaacggCACCACAATCACAACCTTCAATAATTAACAAAGTTTAAAGAAAACTTATGCACGTCGAATCCTTGattgaataatattaatttatcttcAAGCAgcacagtaaaaaaaaatccaatcaTTAAAGGCCTTTTGCAAGAGATTACAGGAAAGGAGATTACTGTAagaattttcttcaattttcaagGATAGCTTATCCGTAAACtgactttaaattaaaaataacaataaaacataaatacctatcaaacacacaaaatcaaattgaaacaagaaattgaaaaaaagaaaatcaacttaCTTCAGAAAGAAGCCGATTCTTAGGAAGCATTTTGGCCACTTCAGGAGGCAGAACCACATGTCTgaacaacaaaattaacatcagcataaaaataattgaaatcaaaataatattagaaagcTAAAGAAAATAGATTCAAGCGCGTATACCTGTATTCATAAGTGTCATCGAAGTACTTCTCAGAATACTGGATCTGGCCCATCCTCAAAAATTAGGGTTCGTAACTTTGCTCGATTAAATCTGCTACAAGGCGACACAAAAATTCATAACTAAAATAGAATAATCAAATAATCAGATATTATAATTGACAGAGAAGAAAAAGTGAgtatagagagaaaaaaaatttccCACCTGAAGAGTGGTGAAGATTGAGAGTGAGAGAATGAGAAGAGGAGAACGACTAGGAATATATTGTTCAATGAATATGAAGGATGGAATTGTAAATTCAGTCTTATACTCCTATTTTGTACAGAGatgtatttttattcttttcaatttattttaataacactttaaaaaaataacggCTAATAAGTAAAGTAATAATAACGGCTTTGTTTctgacatttcaaatttaagattttcCCGCTCCTCCTCATTCCCAATTTTGAACTTTTCCTGACGCTTATAAGTAGAAATCccattaaaaagaatattttgataCAGGTAAAAacatttagttaaatttaaaataaatatttttaaaattgttgatttttaaaaactaccattttaaaatttgattggaTTCTTAAATAAGTAGATAGCTACTTTTTAAGACTTGagcacattaaaaaaattaaaagaatttaattaactCCAGTACTACttgtttcaataaataaaagcaaagaaaattatttcattattaaaaattaaataaaggttctcaacaatataataatctaacaacaattgttatatatatatatatatatatatatatatatatatatatatatatatatatattattctcaaataatttattattttttgtaacagtatattatattttagaaaaaaaataatattgaatacagtaaaagtaattattattttaaatatataaattatttttaatatttaaaaaatatataacaagaataattgtaatattccagttttaataatacaatattattgaaattaaacttttaagtcAAGCAAATTACTAATAGTATATGGCATAACAATATAATTATCCCAAAAATAAGGTAACATTCATATATCATAAACtattataatactattttaattacaaaactaTAAAAGGTCTTTCAAAAAAATCGTTCTTGTAATTAGATTGTTATTTCCTTTCTTTCGTGAGATAAATTAACTATTACGTTTTATCGTATATCTATCctaattaagtttattattataaaatcaaagataaacaataaaggagaaaaagaagaaacatgtgcttttataatatataacataacaATCTTTAATAAACATAATAGATTTAATCTCAAATATCACATACAACTATTTTATGTTGTGGTGTGTTAACACCTACCCTTCACAAAAATAACTCATGAACACAATTTTGGTTATGTATGTTAAGAAGTAGGTTTTGAGCGTAACTCAATCCCATAAAATCGGCACCCttcacaaaaataattcatGAAAACAATTTTGGTTATGCATATTAAGAAGTAGGTTTtgagcctaactcaatcccataaAATCGGCTCGGCTTGTAAAGTGAGCTTTGTACccaacttatatattataaattgatcttatctcatGGAACAAAATGCCTACATATATCTCTGCAACCATGGCTCTGGTACCATGTTAtaaagtggactttaagcctaactccaCTCCCACAAAACTGATATGTAAGTTGAGGTTTGCACcacacttatatattataaattgacattatctctagtcgatgtgggacttccaataaTATAAACCACTGTTTTTAGATTTTCCTTAGTTTTTCTCAATAAACTATGGTGACGACtcctttttataatatttttgttctttttacaaaagtttttcttatttgtCGTCCCGCTACGATATCTATTGCGACATTTATGCATTTAACAGACTTAGGCATAACTCTTATTTGGCTTAAGATGGACTTGAAGTGTTTAAAGTACTTTTGGAATTTCCATAAGATATCTAATCTCAaatgattgattttattttttttattaatacaaattagttcttattctaaaaaaatcaattctcaACCCATCAAAGATTAACCAACTCTAAACCACTACCAAACCTCGTCGAAATCCATAACATCGTAATGATGgagtaaaagtaaaaacaatgaCATCATAGGAATAAAGGTCATAAAGGAGAATTATCATTTCAAAAGCTATGGGgtacaagaaacaaaaactctTATGTTTTGGGCTCATTGCAGTTTAAGGCGCATTCTTACCACAATTTCATAACATCAACATCAACCTACATGaacttaaaaatttcaaaaaattactttctaatttaggatttttattttagtattacaTTGTTTAAGCtgctaatatttaaaatatataatgaaatataaatttatatttcaaattttatatattttagaatataaaataaaaaattcattgcaaaatattaaatttgtgttctaaaattatgaaaattatatgatttaatCATATGGTGAGTCCTTATTTCTTATGACTTTTCTCAAAGTGGtctcttaattttttgttataattaggTCCTTAACTGTGAAAAATTGATGCAATTAGACCCCTACCGTTAAATTGGTTGAACGAGATTAAATTTATGCTGATATGACTTATTAAAATGATGTGGTAGACTCAGGGCATGGTGATCTGAATCAGAGACCaccacatcatcatcatcttcatctccatCTTCTCGAATAGAAAGAGTGTAAGGTGTAAGAAAGGTGAGCGTGCAAATGTGTAAAGTTTATGGTGTAAGAAGGATGTAAAAAGGGTGTAGGTGTGGTGTATAAAGTGTGAAAATGTGTAGAAAATATGTAGGAATGGGGGAAGTAAGGTGTAGGGTGTAGAAAATGTAATGAAAAAGGTGTAAAAAGAGTGTAATAATGATGTAGAGTGTAAAAAGGGTGTAATAATGATGTAGAGTGTAACAAGGGTGACAGTGTAGGGTGTAAAGTGTAAGAATGGTTTAAGAAGGGTGTAAGATATGTGTAGAAAAAGGTGTAGCAAATGTGTATGAAGGTTGTAGAAAGAGTGTAGAAAATGTGTATGAAATGTGTAGCAAAGGTGTAAGAAAGGTTTAGAAAATGTATACAGAATTAGTGTAGAAATAATGTTGGACAGGTGTAGTAAAAGGTGTAAGAAAAATGTAGGAAAGGTGTGGGAAAGGTATAAGAATGATGTAGGGAGGATGTAGGAAATGTGTAAGAATGGTGTGGGAAGTGTGAAAgcgtgtagaaagggtgtagaaaatatataagaatgGTGTAAGTATGTTGTAGGGTGTGGAAAGGGTCTAAGAAAAGTGTAATTATAAGCTTGTTGGAAGTATAGGAAATGTGTGAGAAAGGTGTAAGAAGAGTGTGAAAAGGGTTTAAGAAGGGTGTAAGATATGTGTTGGAAAGGTGTATGAATGATATAAGAAAAATGTAAGAATGTTGTAGAAAGAGTGTAGAAATGGTATACACAAGGTTTGTGTGAGATGTAGGGTATAAGCTATAGAAAATGTGTAGGATGGATGAGATAAGGGTCTGAGAAGAGTATAAACAAGGTGTAGGGTGGGTGTTAATAAGGGTGTATGCTATAAGGTTTAAAAAGGGTGTTAAAAAAATGTAGGAAATTTATGGGAAAGGTATAGGAAGAGTGTAAGAAGAATATATGAAGGGTGTAAGAAGAGTGAAGGTAAATGGTGTATTGTGTAAGAAGGgtttaaaaatgatgtaataaatatttaaaaattgtgtAAAATATGTGTAGAAAAGACGTAAAAGAACGTAAGAAATGTATAGAAAAATTTTAGGAATTGTGTAGAAAAAGTATAAGAAGGACGTaagtattttgaatttatattcttaaaatattttacacatttatataaagatttttactttatcaaaatatttgttgaagATTAATCTATTCTCACCTTGTTATTTAATCTTGATATTATCAAATAGATTGTTTTATTGGCTTTTAAGTGAATATTTACTAAAATCTCATATCaatcaatatgaaaaaaaaatagttgaaaatatttattaaaaagtaatttttaaaattatcactaCAACTCTATCTTTTAAGTATATAACCGAATTTAGTTAATGTTATTGAAGGATTtacaatttgtaaaagaaaattacactttataaatttgttaaaaaaattgtagaaatttataattttgagaaaaaaaaattttaaacaattaaattaattgaaccTTTTGATGaatatgttatgttttttaCCTATTAGTACAAAGTACATGTACTGTGTACTATTATTGATACTAACTATTAATGAGCTCTATAATATTACTTTATGAGTTCATTGCAAAAATAGTTGTATTTGTGAATGAATCATGTTATATATTCAAAAGCATTCATATTCaccataataatattaagatgCATTTAAATACATGGGTTGAACTGCAATCATTTGTTTAAGTGAGACTAACTTGACAATTCTTTAATAACCTTACACATTACAGAATAATATCGATACTacattaaaatcttaaaaagtaaataatgcAATTGAATTGGATCttgagaaaagataaagaataaaaaaagataattaagaCAAATATTCAGGTAAAGAAATATCGCTTAATCAAATGGAAAAAAACGTTTATGATTTATCTAAAATCCAAAGTAATCCTACCATTATaattcttgtatttttattttcctttactcTCTTATTTTCATCGTGtacattaatttttatgcattttttatataacaatatataagaaatatatgaaaaggTTGTAAggattttaagtatgaaaaagaaataagagatTTAAGAATTGGGTttggagaagagaagaagaagaaagagtgaaaggtattttaacttaaataagataaagaaaaggtgCTTGATTTAGGTAATTACTTCCTGCACCCATCATTTCCAGAATTTATAATCCAGAacacaataaataatttcagaatttttttttttcagaaagcAAACATTCTCCTCTTTCTATGAAATACATTTTCCAGAAGAAGCATTTTGACGGAGTGGGAGAAGAAATTTGATGGGGGTGCAGGAAGTAATGGTCTTTGATTTATCTAAAAGGCAAAGTAATCCAAAGTCCAAAATAATCCAATgggataaaatcttttatttctattttcttttttaataatctggttattatttttaagttttttcataaaaattatacatcagtaaataaatatcattttaaatattattgtattaatgTAAAAGCTTCATAAACTTtaacaaatacaataatttattggttaaaagataataatagagaaaaaatattgcatatatcttgatttttttttcatttcactttctaaaatgttttttgaAGACAAAATTTTCACAcatcaaaatagaaaaagtaattGACCTGATGATAGTCGAAAgacatataattgaaaaaaaatgcttggacaattaaaagttaatttaaaacaaaataattttatttttcaaaagtgatCTTTGCAAATATTCCTAAAACACACTTATTCAATTCAATATAATGAAAACCAGTACTAGAAATAACCAAACTTAACATAGAACTTTTTTGTGTCTTAAAAGTTCATTCTATGTTTCGATGTCCACAGTTTTCAAATATAAGTTTACCACAGTACCATCAAACGTTTGATCTTGTTTTGATCCATAGCACATGTTCAAAGATGTGTTCTGTCACACACCCACCAAAAATCCAGAAAACACATTCTAAATTAGGTCTCTAAATTAACATACTCAAAGTAAAATATGCTTCAAAACTGAAGAATTTGCTTCTGTAGTAAACAGGTCCCTTGAAAGATCATCATGTGATAATATTTCCAATAATTGTTGATCTGCAATAACCGGACCAAAAGTTAGCACAAGAACAACTATGAATAGCAACAACGTTAGAATTGgactttaagtttaacttaattcAACACTGAGGTTCGTATCCATTTATATACGATGAATtggtcttatttctagtcgacgTGAAACTTCTAACAACATATTACAATAGAATTTAAGTGTGTTCGAGAATAATTTTGAAACTCAAGAAGAAAACATGTGTTACAAACCTCGTCTTGATGTAGCTTTGTAAACCCAAATTTATTAATCCATATTGATTCAGCTTCACCAGCAGCCGGAAGAATAAATCGTTTCACTTTCAATGATCCAAGCAAACCCTCAATGCAAGAAAACAGAGATTGAAAGTATCCCTGAAAGAAAATCACATAATATTCAGAAAAAAGATATCTCCCACAATCtcattttactttctttcaAGTACATTAAACAACCTGTCCTTGAAAATCAGTAACAGTAGCCACTAAAGGAAGTTCTGCAATTTCTGACCCAAACACACGAAAAACTCCAGCAGATACAACCACTTCACTGCAAAATCATGAAACACATTCaacattcatagtttctttcaAGCAAAAATAATGAACAAGAACACATTTCACTTACTTGACAGTGAGTAACATACAGTACATTCCACTAAAATCTTGACCTATAATGTTCCTTCTGTGGaattcaaataacaaaaactGATTTTATCATGTGTTCATGCATATCAGAAAACAAAGGTAATAGAACAAATCAAAGTTGATTCTGCTAACCCAAAAACCATTGCTGGAATGTAATCAGTCCCAGTTGTAGTATGAACTATTGGATCAAATTGCTCCTACAAAACATAGTTATAATTCTAAGTAGTTAGTTTGAAAACAATGTTAACTAAATAAGATAGAGATATATAGTAATACACTCACATGAAAAATAGCAACAACTTTTGAAAGCAATTGCCTTGCTTCCTCAGATTCACCCACTTTCCAGTTCAGAAGCCTCCATTTTATATGAACATCAGACCCAAATTCTAAGCCTTTgttattgtatttcttttttatcaaattcaaGAGGGGATTTGGAAGATCCTCTTCTCCACGAGCCACCAAATTCACCAAAGTAGCATTAATGTTCTCACATTCTGAACAGCAAAACCAATTCCCTTCAGGTAATTCCTGGAAAACAACACTAGTTAGCAATTACatgtattaattaaaacaaacaaataaataaaccagagaagaaaaacaagtaTACAACACCTCTATGTTCTGTATATTATGATCCTTCAAACACCCAATATGATACTCTTTTTCGCACTGCAAGCACACATTAattggaaattttatttaaacagaTAGATAATATagtaaatgatatatattttattaaaggcGTTATAATTAGCATTTCGAATTAAACAACACCTGATCACAAATAATCACTGTTCGAGGTCCAAAGCTTTTGCTGAAATCTTGGCTTCTGAAGtatatgaaatgaaatatatgaGATAATACAAAAGAATTTACAGTAAAACAGATAATTTACTAATCAGCTAGACCCAACATTTTAGTTTATTAGAGATATTTaagttaaaagagaataaaatgtaaaattttatttttatattatgtatgtaAACTAGAGACTTAACTATTTAGTTATTCATCTctatatctttatatatttataaactatcTCTTCTGAATATTTTATGGCTTTTCTATAAGATTCACGGATTGATTATCCTcattttttcaaatcaaataacatcTGTGAGACAGTGGCAGAGCATACTTCATTTTAATTCATCG comes from the Vigna radiata var. radiata cultivar VC1973A chromosome 2, Vradiata_ver6, whole genome shotgun sequence genome and includes:
- the LOC106755560 gene encoding cyclin-dependent kinases regulatory subunit 1 isoform X1 — translated: MGQIQYSEKYFDDTYEYRHVVLPPEVAKMLPKNRLLSENEWRAIGVQQSRGWVHYAIHRPEPHIMLFRRPLNYQQQQENQAQQSMLVK
- the LOC106755560 gene encoding cyclin-dependent kinases regulatory subunit 1 isoform X2, which codes for MGQIQYSEKYFDDTYEYRHVVLPPEVAKMLPKNRLLSENEWRAIGVSRVVVFLCNFCGARAISVLFFYLRLLNFLL